From the genome of Panulirus ornatus isolate Po-2019 chromosome 8, ASM3632096v1, whole genome shotgun sequence, one region includes:
- the MESR6 gene encoding UPF0489 protein C5orf22 isoform X1, with product MVLYYFEQSLSFMHGGVRRSCFLTAKKAHGIMTTIKKYPNLPVHIVEDHNDALYHILRAVGSKHLPFTNNLLIHFDSHPDLLIPAELKASEVYDVPVMLQKLSIENWILVAAFTGQISSIVWIKPPWSNQIENGNYKFLIGKQSGTDKIRVSCPALYFVGEMVYCKPDNLENTKEVNLFVHTLGFESNEKLEQDINNLIQGHGKNYILDIDLDFFTTMNPFVSMHDKVNMYNRLKNIYSFNFTASQESDIIDAQLKKRYDQITTLGMIFSHLQELKDTDLIQRKVFSISESIKDKQVRESLIELIQDLSNEYGPEVDWELVHDAGCTFDDESHELPHHISSDDEIDILMKLTSELITSFPPPTVVTIARSSLDDYCPPDQVDMVQESVCEFLSKTYNIVCKKHYEDAEGD from the exons ATGGTGCTGTATTATTTTGAACAGAGTTTATCTTTTATGCAC GGAGGTGTGAGACGAAGTTGCTTCTTAACAGCTAAGAAAGCCCATGGAATTATGACCACCATCAAGAAATACCCCAATCTGCCTGTACATATTGTTGAGGATCACAATGATGCCTTGTATCATATCTTACGTGCAGTGGGATCTAAGCATCTTCCATTCACCAACAACCTTCTTATCCACTTTGATTCCCACCCCGATTTGCTTATTCCAGCTGAACTCAAAGCATCAGAGGTTTATGATGTCCCTGTTATGCTTCAGAAATTAAGCATTGAGAACTGGATTCTTGTTGCTGCCTTTACTGGACAAATATCCTCAATTGTATGGATTAAACCACCATGGTCAAACCAAATAGAGAATGGCAATTACAAATTCCTCATTGGAAAGCAATCAGGTACTGATAAAATTAGAGTTTCTTGCCCTGCTTTATATTTTGTGGGTGAAATGGTGTATTGTAAACCAGATAACCTTGAAAATACTAAAGAAGTTAATCTTTTTGTCCACACACTAGGATTTGAATCTAATGAAAAGTTGGAACAAGATATCAACAATTTGATTCAAGGACATGGAAAGAATTACATATTAGATATTGACTTGGACTTTTTCACTACAATGAATCCTTTTGTTTCAATGCATGATAAAGTCAACATGTACAATAGGCTCAagaatatatatagttttaattTCACTGCTTCACAAGAAAGTGATATTATAGATGCACAGTTAAAAAAACGTTATGATCAAATAACAACTCTTGGAATGATATTTTCACATCTTCAGGAACTAAAAGATACTGATCTTATTCAAAGAAAGGTTTTTAGCATAAGTGAATCTATAAAAGATAAACAGGTAAGAGAATCTCTAATAGAATTGATTCAGGACTTGTCAAATGAATATGGACCTGAAGTTGACTGGGAATTGGTTCATGATGCAGGATGCACATTTGATGATGAAAGTCATGAGCTTCCTCACCACATATCCTCAGATGATGAAATAGACATACTGATGAAATTAACTAGCGAGCTTATCacctcattcccaccaccaacAGTAGTAACTATTGCTCGCTCAAGCCTGGATGATTATTGTCCACCTGACCAAGTTGATATGGTGCAAGAAAGTGTTTGTGAGTTTCTCAGTAAAACATATAACATAGTTTGCAAAAAACACTATGAAGATGCTGAAGGAGATTGA
- the MESR6 gene encoding UPF0489 protein C5orf22 isoform X2 — protein sequence MTTIKKYPNLPVHIVEDHNDALYHILRAVGSKHLPFTNNLLIHFDSHPDLLIPAELKASEVYDVPVMLQKLSIENWILVAAFTGQISSIVWIKPPWSNQIENGNYKFLIGKQSGTDKIRVSCPALYFVGEMVYCKPDNLENTKEVNLFVHTLGFESNEKLEQDINNLIQGHGKNYILDIDLDFFTTMNPFVSMHDKVNMYNRLKNIYSFNFTASQESDIIDAQLKKRYDQITTLGMIFSHLQELKDTDLIQRKVFSISESIKDKQVRESLIELIQDLSNEYGPEVDWELVHDAGCTFDDESHELPHHISSDDEIDILMKLTSELITSFPPPTVVTIARSSLDDYCPPDQVDMVQESVCEFLSKTYNIVCKKHYEDAEGD from the coding sequence ATGACCACCATCAAGAAATACCCCAATCTGCCTGTACATATTGTTGAGGATCACAATGATGCCTTGTATCATATCTTACGTGCAGTGGGATCTAAGCATCTTCCATTCACCAACAACCTTCTTATCCACTTTGATTCCCACCCCGATTTGCTTATTCCAGCTGAACTCAAAGCATCAGAGGTTTATGATGTCCCTGTTATGCTTCAGAAATTAAGCATTGAGAACTGGATTCTTGTTGCTGCCTTTACTGGACAAATATCCTCAATTGTATGGATTAAACCACCATGGTCAAACCAAATAGAGAATGGCAATTACAAATTCCTCATTGGAAAGCAATCAGGTACTGATAAAATTAGAGTTTCTTGCCCTGCTTTATATTTTGTGGGTGAAATGGTGTATTGTAAACCAGATAACCTTGAAAATACTAAAGAAGTTAATCTTTTTGTCCACACACTAGGATTTGAATCTAATGAAAAGTTGGAACAAGATATCAACAATTTGATTCAAGGACATGGAAAGAATTACATATTAGATATTGACTTGGACTTTTTCACTACAATGAATCCTTTTGTTTCAATGCATGATAAAGTCAACATGTACAATAGGCTCAagaatatatatagttttaattTCACTGCTTCACAAGAAAGTGATATTATAGATGCACAGTTAAAAAAACGTTATGATCAAATAACAACTCTTGGAATGATATTTTCACATCTTCAGGAACTAAAAGATACTGATCTTATTCAAAGAAAGGTTTTTAGCATAAGTGAATCTATAAAAGATAAACAGGTAAGAGAATCTCTAATAGAATTGATTCAGGACTTGTCAAATGAATATGGACCTGAAGTTGACTGGGAATTGGTTCATGATGCAGGATGCACATTTGATGATGAAAGTCATGAGCTTCCTCACCACATATCCTCAGATGATGAAATAGACATACTGATGAAATTAACTAGCGAGCTTATCacctcattcccaccaccaacAGTAGTAACTATTGCTCGCTCAAGCCTGGATGATTATTGTCCACCTGACCAAGTTGATATGGTGCAAGAAAGTGTTTGTGAGTTTCTCAGTAAAACATATAACATAGTTTGCAAAAAACACTATGAAGATGCTGAAGGAGATTGA